CGCTGCATCCACGGAAGAACGCCCACCAAGCTCTGAGCCTCCGAAGCACGGGTACCaatcagcacctccaagaagggatgcgacgatgacgacgctgctgccaagggtttcccccggtacgctgtgaggagagaggaatggtagccctgacgccctccaggaaggtcaggcggtacccacaagcgccaccgcgtcggtgttggccaagccaacagggatttctcccgatcccaacctcCACCTTAGGCACTCCAGAGCTCGCCACCAAACAGACCCTCACCCTGCGCCAACCCGGTCACGAAGCTTCCcccgccgtctcaccacggcaccgtgaagcatggtccgcacaaagaagaagaggagccgggactagggcagcagcaccgttggcacgcgggagggccccacctccaccgtcgaagacggtagctgaccggacgcaatagcaggaacATTCCAGGCCCGTGGCCACACCGGCCCGGCCGGGATCCGAGGCCCGTAAAgttcccgccttcgcgctgcagcaggcacgccgtcgacgccgccgcccctgtccaagccgctcccctgcctccccgcACAGAAAGCCGCCAAGTGGAAGCACCACCACCACGCGCACCGCCGGCCACCTCCACCAGGTCACCGGACCGCCATCGGCCGAACCGCACCACCGCCGCACACCCGCGACGCAGAGGAAACCAGCGCAGCCGCCCGGCAGCCCGAAGCCGGACCCcagccgccgcccacgccgcccgccgcccgcgccgttTGCCGGGCGGATCCGGCCACCGCGGCGAGACGCGCCCCACCACGCAGCCGGCCAAGCAACGCCACGCGCCCCGCGCCCGCACCGCGTCCGCACACGGAGGAGGAGCCCGCGTCGCCCCATctcacggggaggaggaggaaggagacaccccgccggcgccggcgccggtcggGCTTTGCCCGGCCGCgccccctggcggcggcgagggaggagggaggaggaggggggctgaCGGCGGGGGGATCtgggcgtccgccccggccgcctcgCGGGTGGGCCGCGGGGGGAAGGGTTTCTCCTACCGCTCCATCTCTTCCGCGCTATTGCATCATTAAGTAGTATGTAACTGTATCTTTTTTGCAAAAGGAGGGTACCTATACTTCGGGCCTTTGTATCAATCGATGCACATAATGAATTATAGGCTATATATATAGCTTGTAGCGGGCGTAAATCTGGTGCTTCATCGTTTGTTTATGTTCTCTTTCTGAAACCATTCATAGATCGGACCAGATTAAGGTCCTGTTTGGGAGTCATCCAGCTCCCGGGagcgcgcggagcgatgcttgggCGACTCCTAGAAAATGGGCTGAGGGTCGCTCCGCTCCGGCGCGGAGCTGCAGAGCGGAGAGCTACCGAACAACGCCTAAATCACCTTGTATTCACAGAGAGTCGCCCACGATGGTTAGATGGAAATTTACCAGATGGCGATGCTGATGACTTCAGAGCTGCATATGTATGAACGCATGCACTCCGTGACAGTCAACATGCTTGTCTTACGTACACGGGATGGATCATTGTCGCAGAAAACCCATTGCAACAACGGGTGACAAGGACACCACCACCTACTCCATCACTTGTGTCTATTGTGATTTCACTTTCCTCGACTTGTTTTTTTCAAGAAATTTTTGTGTGCCCCTTGACACCTTCCTTTTTTTTTCCAAACTGAGACTGTCATGAGGAGAAAAAAAAAGGGGAATAGAAGACAAAATACAACCAGAGATAATAGTGACTTCCAAACAACACATGAAGTCTGAATATCATCTTCCCTCTATCTCGGTAAGAGTAACACTGTTCACGGAAGTCTGAATATCATCTCCGATTGGCACCGCTTCAACGCTCCGTCGCACAAAGTATGCAGGGCGATCCGGGGCTGGAAGTGTGGTGCTTCCGTTCTCTAAGACGAAGACAACTGATGACATGAGGGGCCTATCATCTGGGTTGTCTTGGAATTATGGTTAATCTTGAATCTTGAATCTTCGTCCGGTGAATTATGGTTAATCTTGAATCTTGGTGTAGGTAAAGAAGTCCCCTTGCAACTCCTTTGATTATACTAAACCGCGTATCCCAATCGAGCAACATTTTTCTGGAATCATCTGTATATAGAAGGAAAAATGAGCACGATTTTTTGAGTATTTTGTAGGAAATTATGGTGTGTTTTTATAATATGTACCGAAAAGGGTGGCATCTAAGCTCTTGTTAGGTAGATACTCATAAATTAGAAGTTTTTCATCTCCCTCCGCACAACACCCGAGCAGTTGAACCAAGTTTCTATGCTGCAATTTGGCAATTAGAATTACTTCATTCTTGAACTCCTTTGTGCCCTGTTTAGAATCCCTACTCAGCCTCTTGACGGCAACTTCTTGACCACCTAACAATCCCTGGAGAATTTGAAGGTAAAACCTAGCTGTCAGTTACATTAAGCTCTCAAATCTCTTGATTATAGAACGAATTATCGGTAATTACTAAGTGTGTTACCTTGAAAACTTTGCCAAAGCCTCCTTGTCCTATCACACATGTTTCAGAGAAATTGTGTGTTGCTAGTGCAATTTCCTCAAATGTTACAAATGGGAATTCATGATTGTGTTCAGGGTGTACTTCACCAAGTTCATATGAGGTACTCATTGGATGCAACAATACATTCTTGTGTTTTCTCCCATTTTCTTTCTTGCCTGCACTCATAATGTATAACCATTTCACCTCTAAAATGATTATGATAGACATATAAAAAGGGACCTTTTACGGTACATCAGATTAATTTGGACCATTAATTTTTTTTGTTCAACGGCCCAGATGAGCAGATACTACACTAGATTTTCGGTAGTATATTAAGTAATTAAGGGCGTCTTGGGTAGTTCAAATGTATCCATCCCGCAGGCACCTTCCCCTGAAATCTCAGGCAGTAATTCTCCATCCCACACTCGTTCATTTGCCATCGCCATTGCCAGCCCGCACCGTCGCCATCGCTCGTCGCGTCATAGCTAGCCGTCGGCAGCGGCGAGTTGTCATGCCTTTGTGTTACCCTCGAACCTACAGGATTTTGAGTGGGTCACCTGACGAAGACGACGAAGGCGAGTGCGCCGCCCCGGCCGCATGCCCTCTTCCTCGCTTGCCGTCTGTCGTCCGCGGATAGATTACCCGATTTTTGGTCTTCTTGTCAAGCCTCCGGTATCTGAAACTGGTCGCTGACATATAGACGACAGCCTTGGCTTGGGCCGCATGACCCTGACCTTGTCCAGCCCGTCCCATGAATGACCATGCAGACACTAGAATACGAGGCCATATCATGGTAAATATTCAACTCCATCGAGCTCTCTTCTTTACATCATGCCATGTGCATTCTTTTCCAAAATAAAAGCTAGCTAATTAAGTTAGTTCCTGCAGCCGCCGGTGGCCTGCAAGCAGCGTAGGCTGTGATTTTTGGCAGCGTTGGGATGACAGTGCGCTGGGAGTAGTGCATGCGGTGTTGGGATGGAGGGGGAGCCAGCCTGCATGCAGCGTCTGGATGGCCGAGAACATGGGGCGGCGACCTGCAGGCTGATTATTTTGCTAGCGATGGATGGCCGGCATTGGGGACGGAGGCCTGCAGCGGCGGTCCGCTGCAATCAGTCTAATTAATTAGACGAAACATAATTACCAATATGTCCTTAAGTTAAAATCCGACCGTCTCATGCTGACCATTAGATTAACTTAATACTACCTGTTATGTTGAGTAGTATGATGTACAGTAAAATCTCCCTATAAAAACAGGTTGCTTTACCCCTAAAATCACTTATGTCCGTCTATTATCTCTGCtcagaaaatttagaaaaaataatGCATGGTCTACTTCTCTCATTGTGGAAACCAATGGAGTTAACAATATGGTCACCACTTGACATATAAGATAAAGTACGCATGTTAGAGGAAACATAATTTCTCCCTAGATTAAACACATCAATTTTCGAGTCCATAGTACTGTGGCCACACATCACACTCATTTTCCAAAGCATCGCCATGTTGAGTAGGTTTCTCTAGCATAGGGTGTGCTCAATGATGTACCGAAGCTGGTGCTAAGAATAATTTTTCAATCTTACACTTGAGTCCAAGGTTAAAAACAGCGCTAGGCTCGGACGAGGCAGTTATTCGCTATAGTTTTATGCATGGGTATCAATATTTGTACGCCAAAGGTACATTACAATAGTACATGCAAAACTCAGGGAAGCAAATGTGAACTACCCTTGTACTGGACAAACACTAAGGGTGCGTTTGGATCCAAAGTAGGTCAACACGTACCTAGTGTGTGGGGCACCATCAGAGACGCTGTAGGTAGTATAGATCTCATCGTCGCCATCGACGACCGCCAAGTAGATGATAACATCTGCAGTGCTATTTGCCTGCTGGTATCGAAGCTCGCTCTTCACCAGGTACCCCGTCCATGGAGCGCTACGAGACACCGGACGCTCCTCGTCCCATAAGAATATTTGAGGGAATGTGCTCGTGTCGCCACCATAGGAGAAGCGCCCCGGCGAAGGGTCACTAGGACCCTTCCAGGATACCAGGCGGTTGCTTGTTCCATTTTGCATGTACTTGAACCGGAGCTTCATGCCAGGAAGGAGCGTGTCGGTGTGGTGCTCGAAGCTCTGCCACAACGTGGTGCCGTTTAGCGAGCGGACGACGAGGTTGCCGGTGTTTAGAAGCACTGCCACGGAGGGAGACGAGCCCGCGGCAGTACCCATGTTGGTCGTTGTCCAAATGACACGGCCACCGTCACCATCTGATAGAACAAGATTGGAGGAGTTGGTGAGGGAGAGCATCGGTGAAGTCGTGTTGCTGGCCGGGTTTCCTCGGTTGCCAACCCACACCACGGTAAGCTCAGGGATGTTGTTGTACCAGATGCCGACGTACATCCGGGCCGGGGTGCTGGAGTTGGACAGGGAGAAGAAGCCTAATACAAAGGCACCTCCATAGGAGACGATGGTGGCGCCAGGGGAGAGTGTTTTGCCGGGTACAAGCCGGTCTTCGGACGCTCTCAACGGCAGGAAGATCAGAAGTATCAACACTGCTATCCTAGAGAAGCATGGGAAAGCCGGCCAATCCATCGGTAGTTGAGGCCAGAATTGATACTGCTAAGTGGGTGTCTTGCATTGAGGTTTGATCACATGCAAGAAAATGGTTTGACGAAGGAGAACGACAAGTTCcagcatctactccctccgttccaaaatataagtctttctagagattttaatacgtgactacatacaaagcaaaatgaatgaatttacactttaaaatatgtctacatatatccgtatgttgtagaccatttgaaatgtctaaaaagacttatatttcggaacggaggaagtattatcTATCTTGTTCGATTGCGAAAGCAGATGCTTCAATAATTCAAAGTCTTTTGGACAGGAGTAGTTGAGAGTGTGTTGGATGGAGTTTGACATCTCAGCTGTCCACGTCGGAGTTGGGATGCCACTGTCACTGCTGACTAGTCAGGCTAGTGACCGAAATGGTAAGCAATACCGGCCTGGTTGCTCCAGCTAGCAGACCTTGTTTGAAAATAAAACCACATGGTGAAATTATAAATTATGATTATTATGCCATAGTAAATCTTGAAATTCTTCATTTGTTATGTTTATTTCTGAGATCGTTCGCGGTGTGAACCATAGTAAATCACCTTGAAGACCTGTTCCTGATAATTGGAGGGAAATCCACCACGTTTCCAATATTGAATCGACCTGATGCTGAAGGCATGTCTTGGTCCCTGTGTGGTGTTGTACGCCTTGCGcctagtcagttttttcttttttcttttttacttttttgttCACGGAATGCTGTAGCACTAGGATTGAATATTAATTTgtatttttttcgaaacggaggcaacaaatttgcctcatccattaaataagaggagaaAGAGAATACTGAGAAAATGATCAAACTGTACAATGATGGAGGCAGGCTCCTCTTTCAGTTCATCGTTTGTTTGTTCAGTTAGGCTTTTGCTGTTAGCTGTTTATTTATTTTGTTGAGAGAAACCGCACACGTTACATTAACCAAGTAACAGAGTACAGAGACCAGATAGAACATGTGTCCTGGAGACTATGCAGAAAGAACCCCATTTGTATCAGCTGGTGGGACTCCTGTAGCTTATGTTTAGAGCTGTTTTGGGAACTGATGGTGGTTACTAGCTGGAAGCCTACGGTCCTGTACTCATGTTGCTTATTTCCTGGACCTGTGTTGGTTATAGTTTCCTTGAGAAATGAAATTAGGAGCAGGAAGTGTTAAAAACACAAATTAGCAAGAGGACTCTCTCTCCAAAAGACAGAATTAAATTGTACAAATAAAAGCCAAAGCAAAGCAACCAAATGGAAAAGAGAAATGACAGCACGTTCCACCAAATGGTCACCGAATCGATAACTTGTTTTTCTCGTCTTCCAAAATGAGGTGTATCAAGGCCAATAGTGGAACAGAAAACACATTCAAAGGTAATGACTACTAAACAACAGATGTGTTACATAGCCATGTTGTTTTGCCAGACATCTTTTGATAATATGTTCAACAGCTATAGAACAGAAGAACCATCGTTTCATCGCCCCTCTATCTCAGTCAGAGTAAAACTATTCACAGAGTTCTGAATATCATCTCCAATTTGCAGCATTTCAATGCTTCGCCGCGCAAAGTAGGCAGGGCGACTGGGGGCTGGAAGTGTGGTGCTTCCATTCTCTAGTATAAACACGACTAATGACATGAGGGGTCTGTCATCTGGGTTCTCTTGGACACATAACAATGCTACGTGGATACAAAGTAAAACTTCATCTAGTGAACAAGTATCCATGATAGATGAGTCTGGCAGTTCCTCTGTCTTCCCTTCCTTCCACATATTCCATGACTGAAACAACCAAGAACATCATATTATTTTTCATTTTGTATGTCAAACTAAAAATTGTTTCAGAAACTCATACACCTACAAAATGGAACTTGAGGGAAGTCTTGTATGTACTTACATAGACTATGAGGCTAGGGAAGCCCATGGTTTGATTACTGGAATTTCTCCTTATACCAGTTACGACCTCCAATACTAACACGCCAAAGCTATAGACGTCGGACTTCGTAGAGAAGACACCCTCCATTGCGTACTCAGGAGCCATGTAACCACTGCTTGATCATTTCAATTGCAAGAGTTACGGAATGGGAGTTGAATTGATCCAAACTTAGTATGAGTGCTTCACAATGCATACTTACTACGTTCCGACAACACGCTGGGTACTCGCATTTTGTTGGTTATCTCCGAAGATCCTTGCCATACCAAAATCCGCTATCTTGGGTCTCATCTCTGCATCTAGCAAAACATTTCCAGCTTTAAGATCCCTATGAATTATGGTCAGTCTTGAATCTTGGTGTAGGTAAAGAAGCCCCCTTGCGACCCCTTTGATTATATTAAATCGTGTCGCCCAATCTAGCAACATTTTTCTTGAACCATCTGTAAACATATCGATGAAAATGTGAGCAAACATGTTTTGAGCTGTTTTACGAAAATAGTGTGTTGTTAGAATTTATACCAAAAAGTGTAGCATCTAAGCTCTTGTTAGGGAGATACTCATAAATCAACAACTTTTCATCTCCTTCTGCACAACACCCGAGAAGTTGAACCAAGTTTCTGTGTTGCAGTTTGGCAATTAGAATTACTTCATTCTTAAACTCCTTTGTTCCTTGTTGAGAATCCCTACTTAGCCTCTTGACAGCAACTTCTTGCCCACCTAACAACCCCTGGAAAATTTGAAGTTACGAGCTTGATTTTTGTTATGTGAACCACTCAATTTTGTTGATTTATAAGAATATTAGAAAACTACGAAATGAGTTACCTTGTAAACTTTGCCAAAGCCTCCTTGTCCAATCATACATGTTTCAGAGAAACTGTGTGTCGCGAAGGCAATTTCCTCAAATCTTATGAATGGGAATTCATGTTCATGGGAAAGGTTACCTTCACTAAGTTCATAAGAGGTACTCGTACCTACCAATGATACATTCTTGCGTTTTCTCCATTTTTCTCTCTTGCCTGCTCCCACAATGTTATAACCCCTAATAAGTATCTCAGATTCATTTTTTTCTCAGATATAGGCAGAATTTGCTCCTCCCTAAACATATCTCATCATATTTGAAGGAGTTACACATTTATAGGAAGTGTTAGATAGTGTAACTCTCTAAAAATACTTTTTTTTTGGTAGTTATAGATATTTGGAGGGCTGGATATGCTCCAAGGGTAGCTTCTTTATGGTGGAGGTGATCCTAACCATTGGAAGGTCGGAGTCTCATAGCTTTTATCCTAGAATGAGTTCAAGTAGAATATTCAAGTCCACACAGTAAAATTATCTAACGGGCCAATATGTCAGTTATGAGAAGTCATACCAGTCCAAAGAAACCAAGAAAACTGCAGGCAGAAAAAAAACGATGGCTACTTTATATTATTCGGTACACGGTGGAAGGAGCTAAAACATTAGATGAAACCACGAAACTTAGCCGCCACTTGCTTAGAAAACTTAGCTCATAACATGCCCATAGTTGCTACTTCCTCCatatttattgaagttttagttttgtcctaagtcagAATTTAGAGTTTGATCAAATCTATAGGAAATATATTAACATCTAAAAGAGCAATTTAGTTTCGTGATAAAATTTATTTTTATATTATGGATATTTAATGTTGCAAATGTTAGCATTTTTTCATGCAGACTTGGTCATATTTAAAGGCTTGACCGCGGACAAAAGTTGAACTTCATTTAATTTGCAATGGAGGAAATAGCTTGAATATTGTCCATTGCCATCACATCGTTTGCAATGGATGTCAGTTAAACCAATCATTAACTCACCTAAGTGTTTTTTCGCTCTACTTTGTGTGGGTTCAATGATTTGTAGTCGAAGGACACAATATAGAAGTAGACACCAAACTGTGGTAAGTAAATATGGATTATCACGTAGCGGAATAGCAAGTTTACCTTTGAGTTTTAACCATGCCAATGAAATGCATACAAATACCAGAAAACTGCTTCCTAAAACTGGCAGCACAATCTTCATAACATTCCTCTTTGTTCCTTTACCTGCAAAATACTTAAATTCATACATAGCATAAAAAAAACAAGCATAGCTAGTATAGGGGGAGGGATTTGGCACCAGATGATGTTGCGTCCACGCCTACAAGTCGGACATAGAGTGTGTCGCTGCCGAGCTCTTCGCCTATTTTCCCAGTGTCAACCAAGTCCCCAGACCACACCAGGCACCTCGTCACGTCTCCCCTGGACCTGCCGCTGCCGAGGTTGGCATATGCGTATGCCACGCATGAGCAGTTGCGGTTGCACTCAGCCGCACACTCCTCGAACGTACTCGTGCCCCCGCCGACAATTGAAAATCTGTCAGGCGACTTCATCCTTGGCAGGGCCAAGAAGCCGTCGGTGCACCCTTGCAGTGGCTCTTTTCGCCGGCACCCTGCTGAGAACCTACCATTTGTCCACTCCACCGTGTTTGCTGGCTTGAAGCCATCAAAACACTTGCACGTCGGCGTTGGCGCCGCTGTCTCATCGCAGTAGCCGTATGCGCCACAATAACCATAGCGGTTGCATTCGGGGGATGGCCATTTCCCGAGGACTAACCACGTCGATGTCTTGCTATTCCAGCTCTGTACTAGGTACTCTCCGAAGTAGGTCAACACGTACCTGGTGTGTGGGGCGCCGTCAGAGAGGCTGTAGGTGATGTAGATCTCCTCATCGCTGTCCACAACGGCTAGGTAGATGATGATGTCCGCGCTGGCGTTCGCCTGCTGGTACCGGCGCTCGCTCTTCACCAAGTACCCCGTCCATGGCCCGCTGCGGGAAACCCGGCGCTCCCCATCCCAAAGAATTACTTGGAGGAACGTGATTGGATCGCCGCCATAGGAGAAGCTCCCCGGCGAAGGGTCGCCAGGGCCCTTCCAAGAAACAAGACGGTCACTAGTGCCAGGCTTGTTGTACTGGATGCGGAGCTTCATGCCAGGGAGGAACGTGTCGGTGGGATGGTCAAAGCTCTGCCACAACGTGGTGCCGTTCGATGACCGGATGACGAGGTTGCCGTTGTTCAGAAGCACTGCCACAGGGGGAGACGAGCCCAAAACAGTAGCCACGTTGGTTGTCATCCAAACGGCACGGCCACCGACATCACCGTCGGATAGAACAAGATTGGGGGTGTTGGTGAGGGAGAGCATCAGTGTAGTCGTGTTGGTGGCCGGAGTTTCTCGGTTGGCGACCCACACAGTGGTGAGCTCGGGAACATCGTTGTACCATATGCCGAGGTACAGC
This window of the Triticum aestivum cultivar Chinese Spring chromosome 5D, IWGSC CS RefSeq v2.1, whole genome shotgun sequence genome carries:
- the LOC123125382 gene encoding G-type lectin S-receptor-like serine/threonine-protein kinase At1g11300; the encoded protein is MDWPAPPCCTTTAVLIILILLPLSVSADDRLAPGKPLFPNSTIVSDGGAFTLGFFSPSNSSIPAGLYLGIWYNDVPELTTVWVANRETPATNTTTLMLSLTNTPNLVLSDGDVGGRAVWMTTNVATVLGSSPPVAVLLNNGNLVIRSSNGTTLWQSFDHPTDTFLPGMKLRIQYNKPGTSDRLVSWKGPGDPSPGSFSYGGDPITFLQVILWDGERRVSRSGPWTGYLVKSERRYQQANASADIIIYLAVVDSDEEIYITYSLSDGAPHTRYVLTYFGEYLVQSWNSKTSTWLVLGKWPSPECNRYGYCGAYGYCDETAAPTPTCKCFDGFKPANTVEWTNGRFSAGCRRKEPLQGCTDGFLALPRMKSPDRFSIVGGGTSTFEECAAECNRNCSCVAYAYANLGSGRSRGDVTRCLVWSGDLVDTGKIGEELGSDTLYVRLVGVDATSSGKGTKRNVMKIVLPVLGSSFLVFVCISLAWLKLKGKREKWRKRKNVSLVGTSTSYELSEGNLSHEHEFPFIRFEEIAFATHSFSETCMIGQGGFGKVYKGLLGGQEVAVKRLSRDSQQGTKEFKNEVILIAKLQHRNLVQLLGCCAEGDEKLLIYEYLPNKSLDATLFDGSRKMLLDWATRFNIIKGVARGLLYLHQDSRLTIIHRDLKAGNVLLDAEMRPKIADFGMARIFGDNQQNASTQRVVGTYGYMAPEYAMEGVFSTKSDVYSFGVLVLEVVTGIRRNSSNQTMGFPSLIVYSWNMWKEGKTEELPDSSIMDTCSLDEVLLCIHVALLCVQENPDDRPLMSLVVFILENGSTTLPAPSRPAYFARRSIEMLQIGDDIQNSVNSFTLTEIEGR